The following coding sequences lie in one Alloacidobacterium dinghuense genomic window:
- a CDS encoding acyltransferase, producing MHIGNNVNIRQGARLEVVLGPNSRIPRLHIGNNVNIEQNVHLVCHSRLTISDNVSITGNCAIVDVTHPYSDVNNLTKIGDRILDENSFVEIGYGSFLGFSTIVLPGVRIGKYCIIGAHSVVTHDIPDYSVAAGNPAKLLKQYDAIRGVWQRV from the coding sequence ATGCACATTGGAAACAATGTAAACATCCGACAGGGTGCTAGGCTGGAGGTTGTATTAGGTCCCAATAGCCGCATCCCTCGCCTACACATTGGAAATAACGTAAACATAGAACAGAATGTCCATCTTGTGTGTCATTCGCGACTTACCATCAGTGATAATGTCTCGATTACGGGCAACTGCGCAATTGTAGATGTAACCCATCCTTATTCAGACGTAAACAACCTCACCAAAATTGGCGACAGAATACTTGATGAAAATTCGTTTGTCGAAATCGGATACGGGTCATTCCTCGGCTTCTCTACAATAGTTTTACCGGGCGTGCGGATTGGGAAGTACTGCATTATCGGGGCTCATTCGGTAGTCACTCATGACATCCCAGACTACTCAGTTGCCGCGGGTAATCCAGCAAAGCTGCTCAAGCAATATGATGCGATCAGGGGAGTATGGCAACGGGTCTGA